In Pyrus communis chromosome 8, drPyrComm1.1, whole genome shotgun sequence, one genomic interval encodes:
- the LOC137743527 gene encoding dolichol kinase EVAN isoform X2 has translation MAAMAMAMAGMINGERAVVVLFITRVLFSLPFSLLSHGVALSLLALSALSLDILADSSTSLSQFSTRPGASSGILLGAVTLPAVFISKMIQLSRAVSLHQAAIEELESLTMQYWAASASCLCVLIFLCITIRRSSENMPPPSRSIWHAKFSLSCMVLHTAVCCVTLGFDTALKLLWMLCHGLAAVKLIQHVLRTFPSCASIGEACLVTSGLVLYFGDMLAYTIEKVSGFFMKSEVVQYGSKRSEISIIIQGLLLGLLLFPMAFKFVLRMWEFSLSTARSEVRTNNEIWRSVIFFSSLGFIMIVIIPSWMQLVQDFHMHPLLWVLSFIFSEPFKRLSLCAYWICVIFVSVLRFYNISKNSKIERILLRKYYHLMAVSMFVPALIFQPEFLDLSFGAALAVFLALEIIRVWRIWPLGQSVDKFMNAFTDHRDSDLLIVSHFSLLLGCALPIWISSGYNDRPLAPFSGILSLGIGDTMASVVGYKYGVLRWSKTGKKTIEGTAAGITSVLAACSVLLPLLASTGYILTEHWCSLLLAVTVSGMLEAYTAQLDNAFIPLVFYSLLCL, from the exons ATGGCGGCCATGGCGATGGCGATGGCCGGAATGATAAACGGAGAGAGAGCCGTGGTGGTGCTGTTCATTACTCGCGTCCTCTTCTCcctccccttctctctcctctcccacGGCgtcgctctctctctcctcgcCCTCTCCGCCCTCTCCCTCGACATCCTCGCTGATTCTTCCACCTCCCTCTCCCAATTCAGCACCAG gCCGGGTGCTTCGTCGGGTATATTGTTAGGGGCTGTCACGTTGCCCGCTGTTTTCATATCCAAGATGATTCAGCTTTCGCGGGCGGTTTCATTGCACCAAGCTGCCATTGAAG AACTCGAATCTTTGACAATGCAATACTGGGCTGCTTCTGCCAGCTGCTTGTGTGTGCTGATTTTCCTCTGCATAACTATAAGGCGTTCATCCGAGAATATGCCTCCACCTTCACGTAGTATTTGGCATGCAAAGTTTAGCTTAAGTTGCATGGTATTGCACACAGCGGTGTGCTGCGTGACTCTTG GCTTTGACACTGCATTGAAGTTATTGTGGATGCTCTGTCACGGATTGGCAGCTGTAAAATTAATTCAGCATGTCCTTAGAACTTTCCCGTCTTGTGCTTCCATTG GGGAAGCATGTCTAGTGACTTCAGGTCTTGTTCTCTATTTTGGTGACATGTTGGCATATACCATTGAAAAG GTGTCTGGGTTTTTTATGAAATCAGAGGTGGTACAGTATGGAAGCAAACGAAGTGAGATTAGTATTATTATACAG GGGTTGCTGCTTGGCCTTCTTCTTTTCCCAATGGCCTTTAAATTTGTTCTCCGAATGTGGGAATTCTCATTAAGTACAGCCCGCTCTGAAGTGAGGACAAACAACGAGATTTGGAGATCTGTTATCTTCTTTTCTTCCCTTGGATTTATCATGATTGTGATCATTCCATCATGGATGCAGTTGGTTCAGGATTTTCATATGCATCCCTTGTTATG ggtactttcatttattttttcagaACCATTTAAGAGATTATCTTTGTGTGCGTACTGGATCTGTGTGATATTTGTGTCTGTCTTGAGGTTCTACAATATTTCAAAAAATAGCAAGATTGAGAGGATTCTACTCCGAAAGTACTACCATCTGATGGCTGTGTCGATGTTTGTGCCTGCTCTTATCTTCCAG CCGGAGTTTCTTGATCTTTCATTCGGTGCAGCATTGGCAGTTTTCTTGGCATTGGAAATTATTCGA GTATGGAGAATTTGGCCATTAGGACAATCTGTAGATAAATTTATGAATGCTTTCACTGATCATCGTGACTCAGATCTTCTTATTGTCAG CCACTTTTCACTCTTGTTGGGATGCGCTCTTCCTATCTGGATATCTTCGGGGTATAATGATCGACCCCTTGCTCCTTTTTCTGGAATTTTGAGCCTCGGAATTGGAGATACAATG GCATCAGTTGTTGGGTATAAGTATGGTGTCCTCAGGTGGAGTAAAACTGGCA AGAAAACCATTGAAGGGACTGCGGCTGGTATAACATCCGTCCTGGCTGCTTGCTCAGTTCTGCTTCCCCTTTTAGCATCCACTGGATATATTCTTACAGAG CATTGGTGCTCTCTTCTCCTAGCCGTGACTGTAAGTGGTATGTTGGAGGCTTACACAGCACAACTTGATAATGCATTCATACCGCTCGTATTCTACAGCCTTCTGTGTTTGTGA
- the LOC137743527 gene encoding dolichol kinase EVAN isoform X1 — protein MAAMAMAMAGMINGERAVVVLFITRVLFSLPFSLLSHGVALSLLALSALSLDILADSSTSLSQFSTRPGASSGILLGAVTLPAVFISKMIQLSRAVSLHQAAIEELESLTMQYWAASASCLCVLIFLCITIRRSSENMPPPSRSIWHAKFSLSCMVLHTAVCCVTLGTFSLTSFDTALKLLWMLCHGLAAVKLIQHVLRTFPSCASIGEACLVTSGLVLYFGDMLAYTIEKVSGFFMKSEVVQYGSKRSEISIIIQGLLLGLLLFPMAFKFVLRMWEFSLSTARSEVRTNNEIWRSVIFFSSLGFIMIVIIPSWMQLVQDFHMHPLLWVLSFIFSEPFKRLSLCAYWICVIFVSVLRFYNISKNSKIERILLRKYYHLMAVSMFVPALIFQPEFLDLSFGAALAVFLALEIIRVWRIWPLGQSVDKFMNAFTDHRDSDLLIVSHFSLLLGCALPIWISSGYNDRPLAPFSGILSLGIGDTMASVVGYKYGVLRWSKTGKKTIEGTAAGITSVLAACSVLLPLLASTGYILTEHWCSLLLAVTVSGMLEAYTAQLDNAFIPLVFYSLLCL, from the exons ATGGCGGCCATGGCGATGGCGATGGCCGGAATGATAAACGGAGAGAGAGCCGTGGTGGTGCTGTTCATTACTCGCGTCCTCTTCTCcctccccttctctctcctctcccacGGCgtcgctctctctctcctcgcCCTCTCCGCCCTCTCCCTCGACATCCTCGCTGATTCTTCCACCTCCCTCTCCCAATTCAGCACCAG gCCGGGTGCTTCGTCGGGTATATTGTTAGGGGCTGTCACGTTGCCCGCTGTTTTCATATCCAAGATGATTCAGCTTTCGCGGGCGGTTTCATTGCACCAAGCTGCCATTGAAG AACTCGAATCTTTGACAATGCAATACTGGGCTGCTTCTGCCAGCTGCTTGTGTGTGCTGATTTTCCTCTGCATAACTATAAGGCGTTCATCCGAGAATATGCCTCCACCTTCACGTAGTATTTGGCATGCAAAGTTTAGCTTAAGTTGCATGGTATTGCACACAGCGGTGTGCTGCGTGACTCTTGGTACATTTTCTCTTACTA GCTTTGACACTGCATTGAAGTTATTGTGGATGCTCTGTCACGGATTGGCAGCTGTAAAATTAATTCAGCATGTCCTTAGAACTTTCCCGTCTTGTGCTTCCATTG GGGAAGCATGTCTAGTGACTTCAGGTCTTGTTCTCTATTTTGGTGACATGTTGGCATATACCATTGAAAAG GTGTCTGGGTTTTTTATGAAATCAGAGGTGGTACAGTATGGAAGCAAACGAAGTGAGATTAGTATTATTATACAG GGGTTGCTGCTTGGCCTTCTTCTTTTCCCAATGGCCTTTAAATTTGTTCTCCGAATGTGGGAATTCTCATTAAGTACAGCCCGCTCTGAAGTGAGGACAAACAACGAGATTTGGAGATCTGTTATCTTCTTTTCTTCCCTTGGATTTATCATGATTGTGATCATTCCATCATGGATGCAGTTGGTTCAGGATTTTCATATGCATCCCTTGTTATG ggtactttcatttattttttcagaACCATTTAAGAGATTATCTTTGTGTGCGTACTGGATCTGTGTGATATTTGTGTCTGTCTTGAGGTTCTACAATATTTCAAAAAATAGCAAGATTGAGAGGATTCTACTCCGAAAGTACTACCATCTGATGGCTGTGTCGATGTTTGTGCCTGCTCTTATCTTCCAG CCGGAGTTTCTTGATCTTTCATTCGGTGCAGCATTGGCAGTTTTCTTGGCATTGGAAATTATTCGA GTATGGAGAATTTGGCCATTAGGACAATCTGTAGATAAATTTATGAATGCTTTCACTGATCATCGTGACTCAGATCTTCTTATTGTCAG CCACTTTTCACTCTTGTTGGGATGCGCTCTTCCTATCTGGATATCTTCGGGGTATAATGATCGACCCCTTGCTCCTTTTTCTGGAATTTTGAGCCTCGGAATTGGAGATACAATG GCATCAGTTGTTGGGTATAAGTATGGTGTCCTCAGGTGGAGTAAAACTGGCA AGAAAACCATTGAAGGGACTGCGGCTGGTATAACATCCGTCCTGGCTGCTTGCTCAGTTCTGCTTCCCCTTTTAGCATCCACTGGATATATTCTTACAGAG CATTGGTGCTCTCTTCTCCTAGCCGTGACTGTAAGTGGTATGTTGGAGGCTTACACAGCACAACTTGATAATGCATTCATACCGCTCGTATTCTACAGCCTTCTGTGTTTGTGA